Proteins co-encoded in one Chitinophagales bacterium genomic window:
- a CDS encoding RagB/SusD family nutrient uptake outer membrane protein, with amino-acid sequence MKKIFIYSLMSLFIMLASCTDLDLVPTDSTTPDVFFEDESAYRAFIAKVYAGLAVTGQDGPAGEADISSLDEGFSNYLRQYWQLQELTTEEAVIGWGDEGLPDLHNHTWTSANQFVRAMYYRIFFQVSMANEFLRESTDAKLSSRDVSAAVQADVKEYRAEARFLRALSLWHGIDLFGAIPFYTEESSIGSDAPAQADRTTVFNFIDSELSAIEADMVPAGAQEYGRADRAALWALQAKLYLNAGVYTGTDRNTDCITACKKIIDSGVYSLDETYHELFMADNNKSNEIIFAIPFDGLKTQTWGGMTYLTHAPIGGSMDDNPEQFGVNGGWGGLRTTSALVNLFPDETGDIDERAIFYTDGQNKEINDIGSFNDGYAIPKYVNVTSEGELGSDLTHIDIDYPMFRLADVYLMYAEAVLRNGSGGDMATAVGYINQLRERAYNDNSGNIAAGDMTLDFILDERGREMYWEAHRRTDLIRFNLFTENGVWPWKGGVAEGRTTESFRNVLPIPFAELLANKKLSQNTGY; translated from the coding sequence ATGAAAAAAATATTTATTTACTCCTTGATGTCCCTATTTATTATGTTGGCATCTTGTACTGATCTGGATTTAGTACCAACTGATAGTACAACTCCCGATGTCTTTTTTGAAGACGAAAGTGCTTACCGTGCTTTCATTGCCAAAGTATATGCAGGACTTGCAGTAACAGGGCAAGATGGGCCTGCTGGTGAAGCAGACATTTCAAGTTTAGATGAAGGTTTCTCCAATTACCTTCGCCAATACTGGCAGTTACAAGAATTGACTACTGAAGAAGCTGTCATTGGATGGGGAGACGAAGGTCTGCCCGATTTGCACAATCACACTTGGACTTCTGCGAATCAATTTGTAAGAGCGATGTATTACCGTATCTTTTTTCAAGTGTCTATGGCAAACGAGTTTTTGAGAGAAAGTACAGATGCCAAACTAAGCAGCAGAGACGTAAGTGCTGCCGTACAAGCAGATGTAAAAGAATACCGTGCAGAAGCTCGATTCCTACGTGCATTGAGTCTTTGGCATGGAATTGACCTATTTGGTGCGATTCCTTTCTATACCGAAGAATCAAGTATTGGTTCGGATGCTCCTGCACAAGCAGACCGCACAACAGTTTTCAACTTTATCGATAGTGAATTGAGTGCCATTGAAGCCGATATGGTACCAGCTGGCGCACAAGAATATGGCAGAGCAGACCGTGCTGCATTGTGGGCTTTGCAGGCTAAATTGTACTTGAATGCAGGTGTCTATACAGGAACTGACCGCAATACCGACTGTATAACAGCCTGTAAGAAAATCATTGATAGTGGTGTATATAGTCTTGATGAAACCTATCATGAGCTTTTCATGGCAGACAACAACAAATCAAATGAAATCATTTTTGCCATTCCTTTTGATGGTCTTAAAACCCAAACTTGGGGCGGTATGACCTACCTCACCCATGCACCTATTGGTGGTAGCATGGACGACAATCCTGAGCAATTTGGTGTGAATGGTGGATGGGGTGGTCTTAGAACGACCAGTGCATTGGTTAATTTGTTCCCAGATGAAACAGGTGATATAGACGAAAGAGCTATTTTCTATACAGATGGGCAGAACAAAGAAATCAATGATATTGGTAGCTTCAACGATGGCTATGCAATCCCTAAATATGTGAATGTGACTTCGGAAGGAGAATTGGGTTCTGATTTGACCCACATTGATATAGATTATCCTATGTTCCGCTTAGCAGATGTTTACTTGATGTATGCAGAAGCGGTTTTGAGAAATGGTTCTGGTGGAGATATGGCAACTGCTGTTGGCTACATCAACCAATTGAGAGAACGTGCCTATAATGACAACAGTGGCAATATTGCAGCAGGTGATATGACTTTGGATTTCATCTTGGACGAAAGAGGTAGAGAAATGTACTGGGAAGCGCACCGCCGAACAGACTTGATTCGCTTCAATTTGTTTACAGAGAACGGCGTATGGCCTTGGAAAGGCGGTGTTGCAGAAGGAAGAACTACTGAAAGCTTCCGAAATGTTTTACCGATTCCTTTTGCTGAATTGTTGGCAAATAAAAAATTGAGTCAAAATACGGGATATTAA
- a CDS encoding DUF2306 domain-containing protein, whose amino-acid sequence MKKLHFFLLALLASMIGIYPLLYFVVDMSNEGLLGGKPPQLFQNHLWHFLFYTHIALGGIALLTGWSQFSEKLRKKRLNLHRNLGKIYVISVLLSGIAGLYIALYATGGIITILGFATLAVLWLFTTFKAYTAIQQKQITAHQQWMIRSYALTFGAVTLRIWLPFLQGVLGMTFINAYLIVAWLAWIPNLLFAEWLVRKDELLEYGKKFD is encoded by the coding sequence TTGAAAAAACTACACTTCTTCCTCCTCGCCCTTCTCGCTTCAATGATAGGCATTTATCCCCTACTCTATTTTGTAGTCGACATGTCAAATGAAGGTTTACTTGGTGGAAAACCACCCCAACTTTTTCAAAATCACCTCTGGCATTTTTTATTCTATACCCACATCGCTTTGGGAGGAATTGCCTTGCTCACAGGTTGGTCTCAATTCAGTGAAAAATTGCGGAAGAAAAGATTGAATTTACACCGTAATCTGGGCAAAATCTATGTCATTTCAGTTTTGTTGAGTGGCATTGCAGGACTTTACATCGCTTTGTATGCAACAGGTGGAATCATTACAATTCTCGGCTTTGCTACCCTTGCCGTATTGTGGCTTTTCACAACCTTCAAAGCATATACTGCTATACAACAAAAACAAATAACTGCTCACCAACAATGGATGATTCGGAGTTATGCCTTGACATTCGGAGCAGTCACACTTAGAATTTGGCTACCTTTCCTGCAAGGGGTTTTGGGAATGACCTTTATCAATGCTTATTTAATCGTTGCTTGGTTGGCTTGGATTCCCAACTTGTTGTTTGCGGAGTGGTTAGTGAGGAAGGACGAGCTTCTGGAATATGGCAAAAAGTTTGATTAA
- a CDS encoding SusF/SusE family outer membrane protein, protein MKNIKLILTLFIGVLVFFGCEKDEIDRAALTDFPPGILSVSPADASKVVLGGFDIVVHFVDGSVSPLASATVKLSDAAGTELTSATKSLSGTADSLVIAGDSFNADSLEVGSYQITVNVTDSKGQSLDRTINFEITASLYAAVLDELYLAGGYNGWGADAFELVADNTWELKGVNLEGGAWKLKNCVSWCMDDWGDSDCNGVVELTTGGGPDTNCGYTGEVNFRFNDATLAYTLTPTVSLEGNLQSLYLHGNFNDFEGNQYTFNQTEDNTWVLNEIALVPGDRFRFSEQPFSMGKLYGASEEDGIAAEFGPNIVFGMDEAYYKVTFNDKTLAYSFEYVRDVPKIETLAIIGSATPNGWNDPDTDMSDEDGDGIYTLTAALMEGEIKFRANNEWAGLDWGGADFPSGVGVQGGGNIVVEPGFYNITFNSNTLEYSFEVATLGVIGSATPGGWDAETRMKHVGGGIYRMVLGLNDGEAKFRGNNDWPINWGSGDFPVGLGTQDGSNIPVSKGLYMISINALTGDYSFGPATVGIIGDATPGGWGEDTDMTVDADNPAILRGTFDLVDGEAKFRANNDWPINWGAGDFPSGVGTLDGSNIPVSAGTYNVTFNVNTGEYSFE, encoded by the coding sequence ATGAAAAATATCAAATTAATTTTAACACTTTTCATCGGAGTGTTGGTCTTTTTCGGTTGTGAAAAAGACGAAATTGACCGAGCAGCACTCACTGATTTCCCCCCTGGCATATTGAGCGTTAGTCCAGCGGATGCATCGAAAGTGGTTTTGGGAGGCTTCGATATAGTAGTCCATTTTGTAGATGGCTCTGTTTCTCCTTTGGCGAGTGCAACTGTTAAACTTTCGGATGCTGCGGGTACGGAGTTGACTTCCGCCACAAAATCTCTATCTGGTACTGCTGATTCATTGGTCATTGCAGGTGATAGCTTCAATGCAGATTCTTTGGAGGTAGGTTCCTATCAAATCACCGTCAATGTGACCGATTCAAAAGGTCAATCATTGGATCGTACTATCAATTTTGAAATTACTGCTTCTTTATATGCAGCCGTATTAGACGAACTATACTTGGCAGGTGGCTACAATGGATGGGGAGCAGATGCTTTTGAATTGGTAGCTGACAATACATGGGAGCTGAAAGGAGTGAACTTAGAAGGAGGTGCATGGAAATTGAAAAACTGTGTCAGTTGGTGTATGGACGATTGGGGAGATAGCGACTGCAACGGAGTTGTTGAATTGACAACTGGTGGCGGTCCTGACACAAATTGTGGATATACAGGCGAAGTCAATTTCCGCTTCAATGATGCAACTTTGGCTTATACACTCACTCCTACTGTCAGCCTTGAAGGAAACCTTCAAAGTTTGTATCTACATGGCAATTTCAATGATTTTGAAGGCAATCAATATACTTTCAACCAAACTGAAGACAATACTTGGGTTTTGAACGAAATCGCATTGGTTCCTGGCGACCGTTTCCGTTTTTCGGAACAGCCTTTTTCTATGGGTAAACTCTATGGAGCTTCTGAAGAGGATGGTATTGCAGCAGAATTTGGTCCAAACATCGTTTTTGGCATGGATGAAGCCTACTACAAAGTGACTTTCAATGACAAAACTTTGGCATACAGTTTTGAATATGTGCGAGATGTGCCAAAAATCGAAACACTGGCAATCATCGGCTCGGCTACTCCAAATGGTTGGAATGACCCCGATACTGATATGAGCGATGAGGATGGGGATGGTATCTATACACTTACGGCTGCTCTGATGGAGGGGGAAATTAAGTTTAGAGCCAATAACGAATGGGCTGGTCTTGATTGGGGAGGTGCCGACTTTCCAAGTGGTGTAGGTGTTCAAGGAGGTGGCAACATCGTTGTGGAACCTGGTTTTTACAACATCACCTTCAATTCCAATACGTTAGAGTACAGTTTTGAAGTGGCTACTTTAGGTGTGATTGGCTCAGCAACCCCTGGTGGATGGGATGCAGAAACCAGGATGAAGCACGTTGGCGGCGGGATCTATCGAATGGTGCTTGGTCTGAATGATGGCGAAGCCAAATTTAGAGGGAACAATGACTGGCCTATCAACTGGGGTTCTGGCGATTTTCCTGTTGGTTTGGGTACACAAGACGGTTCAAATATTCCTGTCAGCAAAGGGCTTTACATGATCAGTATCAACGCCTTAACGGGTGATTACAGCTTTGGCCCTGCAACAGTGGGTATTATTGGTGACGCAACTCCTGGTGGATGGGGCGAAGATACCGATATGACGGTTGATGCAGACAATCCTGCTATCTTGAGAGGTACGTTTGACTTGGTGGATGGTGAAGCCAAATTTAGAGCCAACAATGACTGGCCCATCAACTGGGGTGCAGGTGATTTCCCTTCTGGTGTAGGTACGCTTGATGGTTCAAATATTCCTGTTTCGGCTGGTACTTACAATGTTACTTTCAATGTGAATACGGGAGAATATTCTTTTGAGTAA
- a CDS encoding SusC/RagA family TonB-linked outer membrane protein → MKLKLLTNLLLVLILLVFGQFAYAQSTISGTVTDGDTNEPLIGANIVIPTTTTGTITDLDGQYSLTVPEGTSQLQFSFIGYQSQIIDIEGKNSIDITLRPGKDLAEVVVVGYGSVKKEDVTGVVSTVSSEDFNSGAIVSPEQLLTGKIAGVQIIGNNGEPGGQTAIRIRGGTSINAGNEPLIVIDGIPIDNKAHDPGGFAKGRNPLNFLNPDDIETFTVLKDASAAAIYGSRGANGVIMITTKKGKAGQKGKVDYHAYVSTSKLSNDKTGMLTADEFRNVVTFAKPQALEALGSSNTDWYSQTLQDGKGQNHSLSFTGGAENLGYRLSGSYQNIEGIVRGSETQRTSYSANINQSLFNNKLDVNTSLKGSFTKDLYDVGVVGSALSFDPTQPVLDPTNTEFGGYFEYGNINAPRNPISGIEQVKTSGKTFRNIGSLALDLYGFDYDRVM, encoded by the coding sequence ATGAAGCTTAAATTACTTACAAACTTATTACTAGTGCTGATATTGCTGGTTTTTGGCCAGTTTGCCTATGCACAAAGTACCATCAGTGGCACGGTAACGGACGGCGATACCAATGAACCCTTAATTGGTGCCAACATTGTGATACCTACTACCACCACAGGTACGATTACAGATCTTGACGGACAGTATTCACTCACTGTACCAGAAGGTACAAGCCAATTACAGTTTTCTTTCATTGGCTACCAATCTCAAATCATTGACATTGAAGGAAAAAATTCTATTGACATTACCTTAAGGCCTGGTAAAGATCTGGCAGAAGTCGTGGTCGTGGGTTATGGTTCTGTTAAGAAAGAAGACGTAACAGGTGTCGTTAGCACGGTTTCGAGCGAAGACTTCAATTCGGGAGCCATTGTTTCGCCCGAACAATTATTGACAGGTAAGATTGCTGGTGTTCAGATTATTGGCAACAATGGAGAACCTGGTGGACAGACAGCAATTCGAATTAGAGGAGGTACTTCTATCAATGCAGGCAATGAACCTTTGATTGTGATTGATGGTATTCCGATAGACAACAAAGCACACGATCCAGGAGGTTTTGCTAAAGGTAGAAACCCCTTGAACTTCTTGAATCCAGACGATATCGAAACCTTCACCGTGTTGAAAGACGCTTCTGCTGCTGCCATTTATGGTTCGAGAGGGGCAAATGGTGTCATCATGATTACGACCAAAAAAGGCAAAGCAGGTCAGAAAGGTAAAGTAGATTACCACGCTTATGTTAGCACTTCTAAATTATCGAATGACAAAACAGGTATGCTCACTGCTGATGAATTTCGCAATGTAGTAACATTTGCCAAACCACAAGCACTTGAAGCTCTTGGAAGCAGCAATACTGATTGGTATAGTCAAACGCTTCAAGATGGCAAAGGACAAAATCATTCTTTGAGTTTCACAGGAGGAGCAGAAAATCTGGGTTACCGCTTATCAGGAAGTTATCAAAATATTGAAGGAATCGTGAGAGGTTCTGAAACACAAAGAACCAGTTATTCTGCCAACATTAACCAATCATTGTTCAACAATAAATTGGATGTAAATACCAGTTTGAAGGGTTCTTTTACCAAAGATCTATACGATGTTGGAGTAGTGGGAAGTGCTTTGAGTTTTGATCCCACTCAACCTGTTTTAGATCCAACAAATACTGAATTTGGTGGATATTTTGAGTATGGCAACATCAATGCGCCAAGAAATCCTATATCTGGAATCGAGCAGGTGAAAACTTCTGGTAAAACTTTCAGAAATATTGGTAGTTTGGCATTAGACTTGTACGGATTTGATTATGATAGAGTTATGTGA
- a CDS encoding SusC/RagA family TonB-linked outer membrane protein gives MNYKFDDLINGLSAKLNLAYDIANIERKKFQPTTYVNQSVSDIDGEFRSENATRTSGLLETYLNYKTNLGDNHTIDLTGGYSYQEWAEEYAFFRGVDLTTDVFGIKNARAATRFLDVGDTNLENKLISFFGRLNYTVMDRYLFTVNFRRDGSTRFGPDNRWGNFPSYAFAWRIMQEDFASGLANTFSDLKLRVGYGTIGNQEIPNFAYLAKYRLSQSDATYQFGDDFISTARPDGYDPGLKWEETTTLNVGVDFGVANGRISGSIEYYKKTTDDLLFTVTVPAGTNLTDRVLTNIGKVENRGIEVALDAYVINTADLSWNVGVNAARNSNEVLAIDRVDGQGLLTGNISGGVGNNIQINQVGSPVRSFYVFQHKLDASGNPLRDGVDHNEDGIANNADIYEDLNNDGMVNDLDKRIYEKPAPDWIFGLTSSVNYKGIDLGFTLRANVGNFVYNNNASNRGYLDRINELGNDIVNNVHESVLVTNFNRPQYFSDYYIQDASFLRMENLTLGYTIPNLPNGINLRLYATGQNLFTLTEYTGTDPEVSSGGISDPGIDNNPYPRARTFIFGLNLGL, from the coding sequence TTGAACTATAAATTTGACGATTTAATCAACGGCCTGAGTGCCAAATTAAATTTGGCTTACGACATCGCAAATATTGAAAGAAAAAAATTCCAACCTACGACTTATGTAAACCAAAGTGTTTCAGATATAGATGGAGAGTTCCGTTCTGAAAATGCCACTCGAACCAGTGGTTTATTGGAAACTTACCTCAACTACAAAACCAATTTGGGAGATAATCACACCATTGATTTGACAGGAGGATACTCTTACCAAGAATGGGCTGAGGAGTATGCTTTCTTTAGAGGTGTAGATTTGACCACTGATGTCTTTGGCATCAAGAATGCGAGAGCAGCTACCCGATTTTTGGATGTGGGTGACACCAACTTAGAGAACAAATTGATTTCTTTCTTCGGACGCTTGAACTACACGGTTATGGATCGTTACTTGTTCACCGTAAACTTCCGCCGAGACGGTTCTACCCGATTTGGACCAGACAACAGATGGGGTAATTTCCCTTCTTATGCCTTCGCTTGGCGCATTATGCAGGAAGATTTTGCATCAGGATTGGCCAATACTTTTTCTGATTTGAAATTGAGAGTAGGATATGGAACAATTGGTAATCAAGAAATTCCAAACTTTGCATACTTGGCCAAATACCGCTTGAGTCAGTCAGATGCGACCTATCAATTTGGAGATGATTTTATCTCTACTGCTCGACCTGACGGTTACGATCCTGGTTTGAAATGGGAAGAAACTACAACCCTCAATGTAGGTGTAGATTTTGGAGTTGCGAATGGTCGAATCAGTGGTTCAATTGAATACTACAAAAAAACAACAGACGACTTACTATTCACTGTAACTGTACCCGCAGGTACCAACCTTACTGACCGAGTATTGACCAACATCGGTAAAGTCGAAAACAGAGGAATTGAAGTGGCTTTGGATGCTTATGTCATCAATACAGCTGATTTGTCTTGGAACGTAGGCGTGAATGCTGCAAGAAATTCCAATGAAGTATTGGCGATTGACCGTGTGGATGGTCAAGGTCTTTTGACAGGTAATATTTCTGGTGGTGTGGGTAACAATATCCAAATCAACCAAGTAGGCTCACCTGTTCGTTCGTTCTATGTATTCCAACACAAACTGGACGCAAGTGGTAACCCTCTTAGAGACGGTGTGGACCACAACGAAGACGGAATTGCCAACAATGCTGACATCTACGAAGATTTGAACAACGACGGTATGGTAAACGATTTGGACAAACGCATTTATGAAAAACCTGCTCCTGATTGGATTTTTGGTTTAACTTCCAGCGTTAATTACAAAGGCATAGACTTAGGTTTTACGCTACGTGCCAATGTTGGAAACTTTGTTTACAACAACAATGCGTCAAATAGAGGATATCTTGACAGAATTAATGAACTAGGCAATGATATCGTAAACAATGTCCATGAATCGGTCTTAGTTACCAACTTCAATAGACCACAATATTTCTCAGACTACTATATTCAAGACGCTTCTTTCCTTCGCATGGAAAACTTGACATTGGGATACACTATTCCTAACTTGCCAAATGGCATCAACTTGAGACTCTATGCGACTGGTCAAAACTTGTTTACGCTAACCGAATACACAGGTACAGACCCAGAAGTTAGTTCAGGAGGTATTTCAGATCCAGGTATTGACAACAATCCTTATCCAAGAGCCAGAACCTTTATTTTTGGTTTGAACTTAGGATTGTAA
- a CDS encoding DUF6377 domain-containing protein, with protein MLKKLTILCVFLYFNNLYLWSQTNIDSLLIKLDQTIQQRDTYIAAKQLRINGLKKQLENPQNSSIEIYQLNDELYEEYKKYNFDSALHYIYANLNLAPSFNGVERMIEAKLDLSAILTTTGMPHESIETMQTIQKNQLKEDWLYYYYYTYKQAYQKLYEYTLNEKYAPDYHTKTKLYQDSLLQSVPFDSDSYLLEAGFLAFEEGRLQEAERIYVDLCEHRLTFGTAFYARAAGTLASIYERKGESSFQKKYLILSAISDIQAVVKENASLTSLAILLYQEGQINRANKYIEYALEDANFYNARLRKIEISKVYPIIKNAYELQIKKQKNELSFALAVITAISILLIIALAYIYLQMRKLAYARKNLYSLNQELEQANGQLSELNHALQLTNHQLNESNQQLNESNRRSNELNQELQQSNVRLNEVNNQLQEANYIKEEYIGHFLNQCAAYIDKLENYRKIVRNKMLTKQYSDLVKLTEPNAFIKSELRDFYTNFDNAFLRLYPDFVEKFNALLEEDKKIPLKKGELLNTELRIFALIRLGISDSNKIANFLRYSVNTIYNYRAKIKNKSAVERERFEEYVMEIGAL; from the coding sequence ATGCTAAAAAAGCTTACCATATTGTGTGTATTTCTTTACTTCAATAACCTCTATCTTTGGAGTCAAACCAACATTGATTCACTACTGATTAAACTCGACCAAACCATTCAACAACGAGATACTTATATTGCAGCCAAACAACTACGAATCAATGGGCTGAAAAAACAACTGGAAAACCCGCAGAATTCATCTATCGAAATCTACCAATTGAATGACGAGTTGTATGAAGAATACAAAAAATACAACTTCGATTCTGCCTTGCATTATATCTATGCCAATCTGAATTTAGCCCCTTCCTTCAATGGTGTAGAACGGATGATTGAAGCAAAGTTAGATTTGTCCGCTATCCTTACCACAACAGGGATGCCACATGAATCTATTGAAACTATGCAAACGATTCAGAAAAATCAATTAAAAGAGGATTGGTTATACTATTATTATTACACATATAAACAAGCCTATCAAAAACTGTATGAATATACACTGAATGAAAAATATGCTCCTGATTATCATACCAAAACAAAACTTTACCAAGATTCGCTGCTGCAATCCGTTCCATTCGATTCGGATTCTTACTTATTGGAGGCAGGTTTCTTGGCATTTGAAGAGGGCAGGCTTCAAGAAGCAGAGCGGATATACGTGGATTTGTGTGAACACCGATTGACCTTTGGAACAGCTTTTTATGCGAGGGCTGCGGGTACGTTGGCAAGTATTTATGAGCGCAAAGGTGAATCCTCTTTTCAAAAGAAATACTTAATTTTATCTGCCATCTCGGATATACAAGCAGTTGTGAAAGAAAACGCCTCCTTGACCAGTCTCGCCATTTTGTTGTACCAAGAAGGGCAAATCAATCGTGCCAACAAATACATAGAATATGCCTTAGAGGATGCCAATTTTTACAATGCTCGACTGCGTAAAATTGAAATATCGAAGGTCTATCCCATTATCAAAAATGCATATGAACTGCAAATTAAAAAGCAAAAGAATGAATTGAGTTTTGCGCTTGCTGTCATTACTGCCATTTCTATCTTACTCATTATTGCTTTGGCATACATTTATCTGCAAATGAGAAAACTGGCCTATGCACGTAAAAACCTGTATTCACTCAACCAAGAACTCGAACAAGCAAATGGGCAATTGAGTGAGCTGAATCATGCGCTGCAATTGACCAATCACCAATTGAATGAATCCAATCAACAACTCAACGAATCGAATAGGCGATCCAATGAACTGAACCAAGAATTGCAGCAATCGAATGTTCGCCTAAATGAAGTCAATAATCAGCTCCAAGAAGCCAATTATATCAAGGAAGAATACATTGGGCATTTTTTGAATCAATGTGCTGCCTATATTGACAAGTTGGAAAATTACCGCAAAATAGTTCGCAACAAGATGCTGACCAAACAATACAGCGATTTGGTGAAACTGACTGAACCAAATGCATTTATAAAGTCAGAATTGAGGGATTTTTACACCAATTTTGACAATGCTTTTCTGCGTTTGTATCCAGATTTTGTGGAAAAGTTCAATGCGCTTTTGGAAGAAGATAAAAAGATTCCACTTAAAAAAGGAGAACTACTCAACACAGAATTGCGGATATTTGCACTAATTCGCTTGGGAATCAGTGACAGCAATAAGATTGCAAACTTTCTGCGTTATTCAGTCAATACGATTTACAACTACCGAGCAAAAATCAAAAACAAATCGGCTGTGGAACGAGAACGCTTTGAAGAGTATGTGATGGAGATTGGGGCTTTGTGA